One window of the Arthrobacter sp. D5-1 genome contains the following:
- a CDS encoding SLC13 family permease: MAKVTYQPAPESESETRDQNSGSPNRRRRILLVTVAASVILGLVAILFGGAIFNPAATPESEPTMTAIQIIPLVILVVMFVVATKWPLNIGVMGLVASFGVGYFMLGMTDKEILADFPANIVITIIGVTYFFSMAQRNGTIDIIVQTCVRLVRGKTMLLPWVFFLLAASLTALGTFSPAAVALLLAPAAIGLAYESRIHPVLMGAFIINGAHAGGFSPLSVAGVLVHDIAVKNGFPISQGSLFAASFALNLILSVLTVVLFALLGKIRDGATGQLADLDTTHTARPHGQQILTLALIVAMLVCALGFHMPIGFVALSAGLLLALVNIKEHQTFIGGVSWSTVLLVAGMITYVSLLQHVGVIDTLAEQALALGAPLLIALVLCYVIGVGSAFASSTALLTAFIPLAGPLLATSSLSASGTVAALAIAATVVDVSPFSTDGALVVANAREDDRQRVYKQLMVYAGGVVLVAPALAWALLVPTGIM, translated from the coding sequence ATGGCTAAAGTTACTTACCAACCAGCTCCCGAATCGGAGAGCGAAACCCGGGATCAGAATTCCGGCAGTCCCAACCGCCGCCGCCGTATCCTGCTGGTAACGGTTGCCGCTTCCGTGATCCTGGGCCTGGTTGCCATCCTGTTCGGGGGCGCCATCTTCAACCCGGCGGCCACCCCGGAATCGGAGCCGACCATGACTGCCATCCAGATCATCCCGCTGGTCATCCTCGTGGTGATGTTCGTCGTCGCCACGAAATGGCCGCTGAACATCGGGGTTATGGGACTGGTAGCATCCTTCGGCGTTGGCTACTTCATGCTGGGCATGACGGACAAGGAAATCCTGGCGGACTTCCCTGCCAACATCGTCATCACCATCATCGGTGTCACGTACTTCTTCAGCATGGCCCAACGGAATGGGACCATCGACATCATCGTCCAGACGTGTGTCCGGCTGGTTCGCGGCAAGACCATGCTCCTGCCTTGGGTGTTCTTTCTTCTGGCAGCATCGCTGACAGCCCTTGGCACCTTCTCCCCTGCCGCCGTCGCCCTTCTTCTTGCCCCTGCCGCCATAGGGCTGGCCTATGAATCACGCATCCACCCCGTCCTCATGGGTGCCTTCATCATCAACGGAGCACATGCGGGTGGATTCTCACCGCTGTCAGTGGCGGGTGTTCTGGTCCACGACATCGCAGTGAAGAACGGCTTCCCCATCTCGCAGGGCTCACTCTTCGCCGCAAGCTTTGCGCTGAACCTCATCCTGTCAGTTTTGACAGTGGTGCTGTTTGCCCTCCTGGGCAAGATCCGCGACGGCGCCACAGGCCAGCTCGCTGACCTGGACACCACGCATACCGCCCGGCCACACGGCCAGCAGATCCTCACGCTGGCACTGATCGTCGCAATGCTTGTCTGCGCCTTGGGCTTCCACATGCCTATCGGCTTCGTGGCACTCTCCGCAGGACTGCTCTTGGCGCTGGTCAACATCAAGGAACACCAGACGTTCATCGGCGGAGTCTCCTGGTCCACCGTGCTCCTGGTCGCCGGCATGATCACTTACGTATCCCTGCTGCAGCACGTAGGCGTCATCGATACGCTCGCCGAGCAGGCACTGGCACTCGGAGCCCCGCTCCTCATTGCACTGGTTCTTTGCTACGTCATCGGCGTCGGCTCGGCCTTTGCATCCTCCACCGCCCTGCTCACGGCTTTCATCCCCTTGGCGGGACCGTTGCTTGCAACCAGTTCACTGAGCGCCTCGGGCACCGTGGCAGCACTGGCTATCGCCGCGACCGTCGTCGATGTATCCCCGTTCTCCACCGACGGCGCACTGGTTGTCGCCAATGCCCGCGAAGACGATCGCCAGCGTGTCTACAAGCAACTGATGGTGTACGCCGGCGGCGTGGTCCTCGTAGCACCCGCACTGGCCTGGGCACTGCTGGTCCCCACCGGGATCATGTAA
- a CDS encoding PrpF domain-containing protein, whose translation MKIEAEWMRGGTSKCWVFETAHLEEAGTDVNELLPRLFGSPDSRQIDGVGGATSTTSKAMILSRPDDDEVDVEFTFAQVGIEEAAVDWGSNCGNCSAVVGLYAIEKGWVSPDGDSTRIVTRNTNTGQIIIQRVSTPEGALPIIPDADMPGVVFPGYRVGLGFRDPAGKTTGKLLPTGAPTDVIVANGTRWTVSMVDAGAPVVMVRAEELGLDTARYETWSAGVELQLDALDMIRRLAAVRMGLAASPSQAARAVPKLAIVGAPTGEDLEGDVNVMMLSMGKPHPALAITGSIALTLAARTPGTVLNHITGIPSRPTLKLRTPAGVIETWTEHRDGSLLVGVDRTARTIATSIIHVPEALGSAVEAPLASATQ comes from the coding sequence ATGAAGATAGAAGCGGAATGGATGCGCGGGGGCACCAGCAAGTGCTGGGTCTTTGAAACTGCTCATCTGGAAGAAGCCGGCACCGACGTCAACGAGCTGCTTCCCAGGCTCTTCGGAAGCCCGGACTCCCGCCAGATCGATGGGGTCGGCGGGGCCACCTCCACCACCAGCAAGGCGATGATCCTCAGTCGGCCCGACGACGATGAAGTCGATGTCGAATTCACCTTCGCCCAGGTAGGCATCGAAGAGGCAGCCGTGGACTGGGGAAGCAACTGCGGGAATTGCTCCGCGGTTGTGGGGCTTTACGCCATTGAAAAAGGCTGGGTTTCGCCCGACGGCGATTCCACCCGCATCGTCACCCGCAACACCAATACGGGCCAGATCATCATCCAACGGGTTTCGACCCCCGAGGGCGCACTGCCGATCATTCCTGATGCAGACATGCCCGGCGTCGTTTTTCCTGGCTACAGGGTGGGTCTTGGCTTCCGTGATCCGGCAGGAAAAACCACCGGCAAGCTCCTTCCTACCGGCGCGCCGACTGACGTCATTGTCGCAAACGGCACCCGGTGGACGGTATCAATGGTCGACGCCGGTGCGCCGGTGGTCATGGTGCGTGCCGAGGAGTTGGGACTGGACACTGCCCGTTATGAAACCTGGAGTGCCGGCGTCGAACTGCAGCTGGATGCTTTGGACATGATCCGACGCCTCGCAGCTGTCCGGATGGGCCTGGCGGCCAGTCCTTCGCAAGCCGCGCGGGCCGTCCCCAAGCTTGCGATCGTGGGCGCACCCACCGGGGAGGACCTGGAAGGTGACGTCAACGTCATGATGCTCTCCATGGGCAAACCGCATCCGGCGTTGGCCATCACGGGAAGCATCGCTTTGACACTGGCCGCCCGCACCCCGGGAACAGTGCTGAACCACATTACCGGTATCCCTTCCCGCCCCACGCTAAAACTCCGCACGCCGGCCGGCGTGATTGAAACCTGGACCGAACACCGGGACGGTTCCCTCCTGGTGGGCGTCGACCGGACCGCCCGCACCATCGCCACCAGCATCATTCACGTCCCGGAGGCTCTCGGCAGTGCCGTCGAAGCCCCGCTGGCATCAGCCACTCAATGA